Below is a genomic region from Medicago truncatula cultivar Jemalong A17 chromosome 3, MtrunA17r5.0-ANR, whole genome shotgun sequence.
atagttttattagcaaaaaaataagCATCACATGGGAAATACTACTATGCACGACATTTTTTTTCGTTGAATTTCCACGAAGGTCATTTGATCCGGctctcttaatttatttttgaagcaAAATGACCCATTAAATTAATGATGCACTTTTGCAAAAAGAAATCACAAATTAAGTATCCTGTGGTGGTGAATTGTGCATCTCCAAAACATATACTGAGTGTATTTTGCTTGTCTAATACTACCAGtattcatcttcttttttttttgactaaagatagtatttatcttattttattattaatgctTTAGAATTTGTAATAAAAAGGCATGTAGGCCGTTGCTGTGGAGTATTTGGTGTTTTGACATTGTTTTTACAAAGTAAATTGCATGTTAATTGTTTGTCGTGCTTGTCGTGTGGGAAGGATGTCATGCTGTATAGCACTGCTCTTTAAATTATTGGGGGCATGTCAATCACACTATGACACTCCCAACTATGTATTTTCTCAGAATGAAGAgacatcaataataataataataataataataattattcctCAATCCCATCGAAATATTGGAGCTTGTATGGAATGATTCataattgatgatattgttctaCCATCCGTATTTTAAACTGTATGCATGATTGGATTGGAGGTGAGTTTCACATTATGATTCTGTCATACTCACCACGAATCCGAACATACATACTTCAGCCTTTTAGTTTAATATGCGCTGCTGTTTTATTAACTGCTTTCATATGTGTTTCTAGACTAGTGTGCGGTGGATTCTAACTCAATTTTGTATCATTTATAGACTGAACATAAAATCCTAAAACGGTTTTGCTTGAtgttttttgtctattttgtgtgGCTTCTGAATTTGTTTTGGTGTTGAATTTCCAGAAAGCCTTGTTCGGAGTATAAGATGAAGGAGATTACTGGTAGTGGAATATTTGTAGCCAATGGAGAAGATGAGGCCCCAGAGGATGGCAGTGCTAACCCTTCAGCAAATAAAACCGGAATTCGCATGTACCAGGTATTGtgtttttttgaggaaaataaAACAGATACTCTGACTTATTTGTATCTATCAGATTATCATTGTTTTGCAATGGATTTCTGCTAACTTGTATTCGAATTGTATGCTGATGAAAATTGCAGCAAGCTATTGCTGGAATCAGTCATATCTCCTTTGGCGAGGAAGAGAGTGTTTCGCCAAAAAAGCCTGCTTCCTTGCCTGAGGTGGCCAAGCAGCGTGAGCTCAGTGGAACTATGGAAAGTGAAGACAATAAGTTGAACAAGCAGCTTTCTGATGCAAAGTGCAAGGAGCTTAGTGGTCATGACATATTTGCTCCACCACCAGAAATCAAACCTCGGCCAATTACTCCTCGCATACTGGAGTTGAAAGGGAGCATAGGCCTTGGAGAAAGCCATGTACGCATCACTATAAGTTGCTAACCTGAATTGTTTTGGGTGATTACTTTCAAATTTTTATCTCTCTATCacccttaattttaaaatttggatcaTATTTCAGTAACTTGTCTTTGTGCAAATAGAGTTCATATGGTACTTTGTTTAGGCAAACACAATGCACATAATGATTTCACCCTAAAGAAATGCTATAGTTATTGCATCATGGAATGAATgatgcaaaatattttgaaaatagatcGTGTTCAAGCATAATGCATATAAGTAATGTTTTTATGTAGCATTTGTCAGTTTTTGCGTGTTTTATATGATATACCATTTATTGTGTTGTTGTTACCTTGATTAGGGTGATGGAGATCAAGATGCAACAACAGGGGAACCTGTTCTGAAAACAGCAAAGAAGATTCTTAACCAGAAATTTGCAGAACTGTCAGGAAACAACATATTTAAAGGCGACTCTCCACCTTTGGCTGCTGAGAAATCATTGAGTGGGGCAAAACTTCGAGAGATAAGTGGGAGTAACATCTTTGCTGATGGGAAGGCGGAGTCTAGAGACTATCTAGGAGGTGTACGGAAGCCGCCTGGTGGCGAGAGCAGCATTGCGCTGGTATAATTTGTTAGGTCTAACTTATTTCATATACTGttctttgttttggttttaattaatttttagtggGGATgtgttattaatattatttgacCTTGTATTTCTGGGTTTTGGGAATTTGCCTTTTAGGTTCCTTGATTAATATCTTGACCAAAAAGGACCATTGCTAATTGGTTGTTTGTTCATAATCATGTGTTTTCTTCCGTGCTTGCTTAATGAAGTGATTTGGACTGTTTACTCCATTGATTATTTCCATCAACAGTCGTCAAATCGATTTCATTTGACTCTAGATTTCGTATAGTATGATATTTTTGACTCTAGATTTCGTATAGTATGATATTTTTTCCTAGATTATTATACTGAGTgtataaaaattaatctttgaGCTGACAATTTGATACACTGTCAGTATAATCACGTACAGTTTTGATACTCATATGTTGGGACTTGGATTTTCCGTTGTTTTTAGTGCAGTGAGCTTAGGTCTCTATGATTAGGGAAAAAACAGAGATTGAAAGCCATAAAATTTGTGAAATCAGGGAATATATGGTTAAAATCATCTATTGCATTGTAAATGAACACAATTTTACTCTacttcttaataaaaataagatagtATTTTTTGATAATAACGTAAAATAGATAAACAGGTAAAACAAATGGCCTCTCCTCATTTACTTAAAACAGTACCTTTTTTAGGTGTTAGTTGTCATAGCCAAGTAACTTAAACTGCATTTGGCaagataaattttatattatctaGTTTGTAAGTTTGTTTAATCATAGATATGGAAATGTTTGGTGATAGTACGTAGTTATTTGATTAGTTTGTAAGTTTGTTTTATCATTGATATAGAAATGGTTGGTAAATGAGATTATCACGTTCTAAAAATCGTTAACTTTTTATACATGCTTCCAATCCAAATCATCACAATTACATTGAAGTGAGAGAACAACTTAACCAAATTTAATGTCCCAGGCTTATCATCAGCGAACAATCttcgtattattttatgagttaattttaaaatattttaatcatagttttatttcaattgtgatgtttttattgtcttttcatagttaaagtgcgggtacGGACACTTAGATACCCATAGGATATGGGgaagggcactaaagttgttgcccacgaggatACGGGTacgaataatttttaaaaatgcagGTATGAGGATGGACATTGCAGTACCCTATCCATTGGGTatccattgccatccctacttTGAATGTTGCCCTATCCATTATGCGGCATTCACTTCTCTTCGAATTCTCCctttgaaaatttcaaattttcaatccTAAACCTTTACCCAATTTGCATGTGAATCTAGTTGATGTGTATCAAAATATGATACAAGCAAAATGTTGTAGCATTCGTACTTCATAATATGCTGCAACAACATGGTTGATTTTAACATAATTCAGTTATTTATGTTTTCCACTGAACTTGTATTCAGAGGTCTTAGCGTTGTAAGCATAAgcaaaatgctaacaagtgtcattCGAACTCTcgttaagaaaacaaatatattatatatatttttaaaattgtgcagtcaaaaaaaataaaaataaaaacatttatacaTGAACCATCTTAGGTGTCATATACACTTTGACATTCACCTACAATTGTGATATATGGTAAAAATAGTGAAACTCATTCAAAAATAGGTGATGGTGTGATGTGAAATGACAAATATCCCTTCCACGTGAGGGTGTACACGTGTGGTACATAAAAAATGTGTCAACCTATCATTTTTCTATAAATTCAAAAAATGGTGTTTTCAatgtataattttctttttgactagTATCTCAGTGGCATGAGTTAGCATCACGTTTTAATACCATATctatataggtcattttcgtgCGATTGAGATGAGATCAAAGAGAAGTAAGAAAAATAGTGTGAAGGGTGTTTGAGGATTTTTGTTGTTCTGTCTCGTGGAGTAGATCTTTAAGAACCACATGTTAAATCTTGGTGTgcatgcataaaaaataaatcaaataatgtagttaaaaaagtcaaactcaacttttattattagttttttttttttactatgtcCGTCTCAACtctcaattttcaaatgaattgATGATCTACTTTGTCATTATTTCAcacatattgaaaaaaaaattgtataaatgaaatagaaataatagtatttttaattaaagtacTCTATTGTTTATTTACTGTTATcatgaaatgaaatttaaagtaaaagatgTTAAATTGAGAATGTTAAAAGTgatatgaattaattttaaaaaaaaatgatattaattaaaagaagttacaattaaagaataaataatTCTATATTAAATATTGAGATAGTCAGTTATTTTAAGacaaatttttctttgaaaaacgACTGGTTCTGAGGTAAACCAAACTTTTAACTGGAGCTAGAAAAATCAAATAAGCTATTTTCTTTGTATGTCTACGAGAGGTCAAAAAGCTAATGACCAATAACCACAAGATCAAACCCCTAAATTTTCTCTCTTCCCCTAAAACTTTAGAAGACaaagtaacttttttttcttaatctcCTTCCACTTTTTTTctatcctttttctttttttgtttctctgAGCCTGTAAGACACATTGTTAGTTTCCTATTAGCATTTAATTTTCTGGAAGAGGTATCAGACTATTGTTGAAAAGCAAAAAGGATCATGCAAATCCTGAGGACATTATGTAATTAAGAGTAAGAtagcgtataattttttttttttgtcattgtttgtatttattgtcattaattttatataaaatagacTTCATTGTGTAGTTGAAGAACACGGTTTCACAATCTCATACCTTTATTTGCTCTCTTTCAACAACCATCATTTATGTtctcattttaataaataggaaatttttatttacaagaaaaaaaaaattgaccaaatATGTAAGTTGTTTTAATGTTACATATTTTTGCATTATAAATGTAAATATTCAATGCAATAGATATGCAGTGTAAACAAATATGTAATCTGATTTTTGATAATAATCTAGTTGTTTGGGCttcagtggcaaggagctccttccaaggatgTACCTGGGGAATACCGGGTTTGATCCCCAGGGGGAACAACagccaaaaaaaagaaaaagatttttgataatgtataaaaagaaagatttttttctttcttgcatctattcaataaaacaatatctttttttaaaaaaaaagggaaacgCGCAAGAAAACTTGGATGAGATGGTAAAAGATCATTTTATCTTAACCAAATGTTTTGAATTCGAATTCAGCCTTAGGAATACAATAATGTTAAACCTCTTGAGGGAGAGCTTTGCCACCTCATTCGGTATTACCGGACTCAAGATATTAGTCTTTGCAGTTGTGTGCAGAGGATACCCGATTCACACTAGTAAATGTCAGATTTTATAATGTTGTGAATCAGATTAATGTCCAAGAGACATGGAAATGGTTCTTGAATAGAATTAAGTCTTACTATAAATAGTGTGTAGATTCATCGACCAATTGGTCTAAATGGGAAGAGACTCAAGTCTCTTAAGCAAGTGGTATGGGTTCCATCCTGACTCTTGTGTAAGAAGAAAATTGGGTTAGGAGAACACACCTTGAGTGTCTCACATGTTCTTCAACGGAGATTGGCTACTATAAAACGACAGTGAAAACTTGTACAAAAAAAGAGTGTAGATTCATTGTATTGCATCTTTAGTAAATAATAATGAGTTGACTCTATATTTGACCAAACTTCTTACGCACTTTGCTCATCATTAGTATCCTTGCAGTGAGTAGAATCAGCTATGCAACATTACTAATGCTTAGAACCTGAGAAGATCGTCATCATAGAAGGTTCAACATGGCTGGTGGAGGACTCAAAGCAGACGCACCAGAAATGGATGTTGAGAGCAAGATAACACTCTCAGTTGTCATCACTTGCATTGTTGCAGCATCTAGTGGACTCATTTTTGGATATGACCTTGGAATTTCAGGTTTTTTTTCATGTTATAACTTTCATTATAAATGTTTCTGCTATCCCCTTCTAAAGCATCAAGTATATAAGCATgatatattatacatttattgctatttaaactaattttcatCGAGATAATTGTAAAGGTTTTGAAGGTGTTTAAGCTAACCAATTCAATTCTTGATGGAAATGTTAAAATTTCAGGAGGTGTTACTACGATGATGCCATTCCTTGAAAAATTCTTTCCTGAAGTCCTTGAGAAGGCTGCAAAAGCGGAATCAAACACATATTGTGTGTATGATAGTCAAATGTTAACATTATTCACGTCCTCACTGTATCTAGCTGGGTTAGTAGCTTCTCTAATAGCTAGTCGAATCACATCCACACTGGGACGTAGAAACACCATCATGTTGGGGGGTATCATCTTTCTTGTGGGTAGTGCCATTACTGGAGGTGCTCAAAATATTACTATGCTCATTATTGGTCGAATACTTCTCGGCTTTGGAATTGGTTTCACTAATCAAGTGAGTTATTCCGTGTAATATTTTATGATTGATTACCATTTTGAATCTTCAAATTGTAGAGTTTTGACCAGTAGGTTTCTAAGTTTATGAATCAACAAATTAGTTTGGAAATTGAAGATCGCCAATCAATTTAGTTGTTTGTCAATCAATTCAATTGATGAAACTGGATGTCATGATATCTAAttattgatagaattgattagcgaaatgattaaattaattgacAATATTCAATTTTAGAGACTAATTTGACATTTATGATTTCCaaaaattttatgtaaatataCAACCATTATTGAAGTATGGTGATTGATTTAAGGCTTCTCCATTGTACCTTTCGGAAATCGCTCCACCAAAATGGCGAGGAGCATTAGGCACagggtttaatttttttatgcaagTTGGCGTTGTGGCTGCGGGGTTCATAAACTTTGTCGCTGCAAAACACCCTTGGGGATGGCGAATCTCTCTTGGCTTAGCCGTGGTTCCAGCAGCATTGATCACTATCGGCGCCTTAATTATATACGACACACCAAACAGTTTGGTGGAGCGTGGGAAGATAGATGAAGCCAGAAAAGCTTTGCATGAAATCAGAGGCTCAGACAATGTTGAACCAGAGTTAGAAGAACTTGTTAAACAGTCACAATATGCAAAATCTTTGAAGCAAGAGCCTTTTTTGACCATATTGGAGAGACAATATCGACCTCACTTGGTGATAGCAGTTGCTATTCCGCTTTTTCAACAACTCACGGGGATCAACATGGTTGCATTCTATGCACCTAACCTTTTTGTATCGATTGGCTTTGGTCACGAAGCAGCTTTGCTTGGTAACATTATACTTGGACTTGTTAACATTGTTTCAGTCATCGTCTTCTCAACCATTGTTGATCGGGTTGGTCGAAGAGTCTTGTTCATCATAGGTGGCATTCAGATGCTTATCAGTCAAGTAAGCTTAATACTACCTAGATTTCTTTCTATCTTTAATTCTCTCAGCACTAAATTTAGTTTAGAAATTAGAGATAGTACTATATTATACACATAATTTGCATTGCGCATCTTATTATGTTACTAATTTGTGTTATCTATTGCTCTGAAGATTGCGGTGGCTATTGTGATGGCAACGGCGACTGGTGTTCATGGAACAGGTAGCATATCGAAGGGAAATGGTACATTGTTATTAGTGTTGATGTGTTTCTACTCTGCAGGTTTTGGTTGGTCATGGGGTCCTCTATTATGGATAATTCCAAGTGaaatttttcctttgaaaatcaGAACAACTGGACAAAGCATAGCTATTTCTGTGCAATTCATAACTATATTTGTGTTGTCTCAGACATTCTTGACAATGTTATGTCACTTGAAGTATGGTGCTTTCTTGTTCCATAGTGCTTGGATTGTTGTCATGACCCTCTTTATTATACTCTTGTTGCCTGAAACCAAAGGACTTCATTTGGATTCAATCTATGACATATGGTGTAAACACTGGTATTGGCGCTACTACGTTAAAGGAACACTTATACCATAGTATATTTTGACTCCGGTCTTAAGAATGTGTCTGGCCTACCCAAATAAAGTTCTAATAAACACCTGAAGTCTACACATAAACTTGTtcatatttgatgtttttttgttcTTCCATCTTGGGTGTGCAAAAATTgaaggcttaatacatgttttggtcccttaacttatttttggatttcattttagtcccctaactataaagtgtctcaatttgaaaaaaaataatttttttacgaaattttaaaaaaaggtcagattttttttttaaaaaaatttctacaaaattctgaaaaatattttaatttttaaaaatctggatacaaattattataaatagaTGAAGATTGTAACATCCATTttctcaacataaaaatttcatttaaataatcagagtattcatcaCAAACgggatgctacacttcttaaaaatcataaatggaataaataacaatttatctttcataattcaatcaacataaatattcaaaacttcgtagaggatttaattcaacaacataaatagtcttggcacgaagacctcatttaatcatcaacttaaatcaaacattaatcattaataacatcatataacatcatagtTATCAACATGTACATTCATATAAGAATTCAACTTCATATagcatcatattcatcaacatatacattcataataattcatcaatcatgaacaacatcatataacatcatattcatcaacatatacattcatgtaataattcatcaatcataggttaaatactcttaaacaccttaattgaacccctagtacttctagttttgaggattggaattattccataagttttggattaacatAGAAACTGTTaggctgaattttcataaaatttcactaagacctccttggagtattttcatcatatctcaaaaacaaaaaatcattttcaagtcaaaccaaagtcattggaaagctaacacaattatctacaactttcatgtttacaccaaaacccagttcaaaacggaaacgtgtgaaaaagacgcaagaacatgaaacaggagatgctgtcactgtgcagctctcgggaaaaacccatttttcaccccaaaatcccaattttgacttcccaatgcccaaatttgattccaaaacttgtctaaccatttctatacatgataagacactcaaaatcatataaaacttgacccaaaacattactttagaaaatcaccaattacaacttctaaacctaatttccaaattcccaaaacttcaacctacaacttgttaaattcaattttcagaattataccacttagaattagagaaagttagtcacacccttaccttagattgatcgacgaaggactctaccgctttctctcctctgactcttctcttctcttggttttctccctttttctccaaaaacaggtttcacgtaatccttattttctaattctaactctccctttttatataaatccttaacctacttatttttatcttatttccaaatcttcccccaaaagtctcaatattctatatatatatatatatatatatatatatatatatatatatatatatatatatatatatatatatataatataatataaaatatttctttaataaataacaaatatatttctataacatatatatttatacaccaaataaaaaatatatttctacaccagataacatatatatatctacatcaaataacaaatatatttctacatcagataacatgtatatttctacaccaaataacaaatatactatactaataaataccaacatataacataacaaaatatcactcatctaatttccaaaacagcccccacaacttaatcttattttattttcaaatcttattatattaaataataaaataagacacttaataaatcaacaacgcatcacaataatcatataaatcacataagtcatataaatagactctaaactcaataaaatattcaaataataaaatagggcgttacaaagattgatggtgattttaaatttatatttttaggaaaattaagaaaaatagaaatgattaTATGTTGTGAGCCCATTGTATACTTGTGTACTTTTCAAATATAGCCCTTGATCATCACTCTTAAATGACATGTGGACAAAGGTTaactatttttgaaaacaaactaacggagaggaccaaaagaggtaacggcagaagacataagggaccaaattgagacactttatagttaggggaacaaaatgaaatctgaaaataagttaagggactgtcataccccaatttttgacctaaggccccactgacacatgtcacttgactctgatcgatctctgatttttcagtaaaaaatttttggcagggaggtattttaaaatacctcattttttgattccgagtcggaccctcttttctcttttttctttccgtcttttattaattttaattttaagattagttactattttttatatttaataatttttattttccatcttttaattttatttttctttacataatttagtttaatttgtttttattttatttcgtattagatttattttatttttattttatttctttttaattaattagtgtccaaaaaaacaaaagtgtcaataggtccaaaaataaaatgtccaaggtctaaaaaaatttcaagtcaagtgtcaactttaacattcctttttcaaaattcaccataattgtccatcatttccattaaaccaattttccatttttcatcaacctcctcacctataaatagagccctcattccacacaatttcacacaccaaaagttctattgagttgtcaaagaacttttctctcttctcccaatttagcttgtgttgacgagctattcttttcttctccctcctttttctgtcccttcggaataagtcccttcggaattttgtcccttcggtaatttttgtcccttcggttgtccatttcttttattttcttgcattttatttctttttagcattttaattattgttatttattttccagcaattagaatgtatttaggtccaatgtaaatataaatgagaaaagtgtgtgggtgtgtgtgtccttttatttctttaccgccttatatatatccaaaaatgcaaaaaaattagattagggattttgtggtgatccaacgtcactacaaaaatccacgcgcttttatttttattgctccgttagtttaatttttatttattattccaaaaaacaacaaaaaacatgcaaataatcaaaatcacaaaaatattttcataataaacattgatc
It encodes:
- the LOC25489435 gene encoding uncharacterized protein yields the protein MERNTPVRKPHTSTADLLVWSETPINDSPAPPSSNTRSHQPSDGISKVVFGGQVTDEEVESLNKRKPCSEYKMKEITGSGIFVANGEDEAPEDGSANPSANKTGIRMYQQAIAGISHISFGEEESVSPKKPASLPEVAKQRELSGTMESEDNKLNKQLSDAKCKELSGHDIFAPPPEIKPRPITPRILELKGSIGLGESHGDGDQDATTGEPVLKTAKKILNQKFAELSGNNIFKGDSPPLAAEKSLSGAKLREISGSNIFADGKAESRDYLGGVRKPPGGESSIALV
- the LOC25489436 gene encoding sugar transport protein 5; this encodes MAGGGLKADAPEMDVESKITLSVVITCIVAASSGLIFGYDLGISGGVTTMMPFLEKFFPEVLEKAAKAESNTYCVYDSQMLTLFTSSLYLAGLVASLIASRITSTLGRRNTIMLGGIIFLVGSAITGGAQNITMLIIGRILLGFGIGFTNQASPLYLSEIAPPKWRGALGTGFNFFMQVGVVAAGFINFVAAKHPWGWRISLGLAVVPAALITIGALIIYDTPNSLVERGKIDEARKALHEIRGSDNVEPELEELVKQSQYAKSLKQEPFLTILERQYRPHLVIAVAIPLFQQLTGINMVAFYAPNLFVSIGFGHEAALLGNIILGLVNIVSVIVFSTIVDRVGRRVLFIIGGIQMLISQIAVAIVMATATGVHGTGSISKGNGTLLLVLMCFYSAGFGWSWGPLLWIIPSEIFPLKIRTTGQSIAISVQFITIFVLSQTFLTMLCHLKYGAFLFHSAWIVVMTLFIILLLPETKGLHLDSIYDIWCKHWYWRYYVKGTLIP